One segment of Agrococcus sp. ProA11 DNA contains the following:
- a CDS encoding methionyl-tRNA formyltransferase yields MRIVFAGSPEAAVPSLEALAARHEIAAVITRAASPQGRKRVLTPTPVAQAAEALGLPVIEANRLDAGATARISALEPELAVVVAYGGLVREPLLSMPPHGWINLHFSLLPDYRGAAPVQRALIDGHRVTGVSVFRLVAELDAGPVVRMREAEIPDGATAGTLLAQLAELGAHELVGAVDTIANGTAVFEQQTGAPTLAPKLTLADGALDLTQTASTLLARFRGVTPEPGAHATVLREGGDGERVKLLAIARSGAEPLAPGEAALAGRTAIVGTGSAPLELLEVQPAGKRPMAGADWLRGRGGTATFELPPAPVTRPTTDEARA; encoded by the coding sequence ATGCGCATCGTCTTCGCCGGCAGCCCGGAAGCCGCCGTCCCCAGCCTCGAGGCGCTCGCCGCCCGGCACGAGATCGCGGCAGTGATCACGCGCGCTGCCTCCCCGCAGGGCCGCAAGCGCGTGCTGACCCCGACGCCGGTGGCGCAGGCCGCCGAGGCGCTGGGTCTGCCGGTGATCGAGGCGAACCGGCTCGACGCCGGCGCGACCGCGCGCATCAGCGCGCTCGAGCCGGAGCTCGCCGTCGTCGTCGCCTACGGCGGGCTCGTGCGCGAGCCGCTGCTGTCGATGCCGCCGCACGGCTGGATCAACCTGCACTTCTCGCTGCTGCCCGACTATCGGGGCGCTGCCCCCGTGCAGCGGGCGCTCATCGACGGCCATCGCGTCACGGGCGTGAGTGTGTTCCGGCTGGTGGCAGAGCTCGACGCGGGGCCGGTGGTGCGGATGCGCGAGGCCGAGATCCCCGACGGTGCGACGGCAGGCACGCTGCTCGCGCAGCTGGCGGAGCTCGGCGCGCACGAGCTGGTCGGGGCCGTCGACACGATCGCGAACGGCACGGCCGTGTTCGAGCAGCAGACCGGAGCGCCGACCCTCGCGCCGAAGCTCACGCTCGCCGATGGCGCGCTCGACCTCACGCAGACGGCGTCGACGCTGCTGGCCCGCTTCCGCGGCGTGACGCCCGAGCCGGGAGCGCACGCGACGGTGCTGCGGGAGGGCGGCGACGGCGAGCGCGTGAAGCTGCTCGCCATCGCGCGCTCGGGCGCTGAGCCGCTCGCGCCGGGCGAGGCCGCGCTCGCGGGTCGCACCGCAATCGTCGGCACCGGAAGCGCCCCGCTCGAGCTGCTCGAGGTGCAGCCGGCCGGCAAGCGCCCGATGGCCGGCGCCGACTGGCTGCGCGGCCGCGGCGGCACAGCCACCTTCGAGCTCCCCCCAGCACCCGTCACGAGACCCACCACCGACGAGGCACGCGCATGA
- a CDS encoding primosomal protein N' — MPAESEHTRYARVVVDSRLPQLDRLFEYRVPPGMTGVEAGVRVRVPLRGDRMTTGWVVETTSERAWEGEVADVEKVISPVPVLQPEVWALARAVAERAAGGVADVLRVAIPGRQARIEKQWLAAERAALPALPALAAAFAGAASLSGLVEDRRRVALECAGGVAEVTDGEGEAVWVGRWAITLAGLARQAIERGEQALIVVPDHRDQRQLRIALTAAVGAERVVELDARQKNPERYRGFLRCLDGDPIAIIGPRSAVYAPAARLGLLMIWEDGDPLLSEPLSPWVHARDAALVRQGQTGCALLLAAHARSTDAERLVELGFLEHERAGTHRVRVLPSALTDDDRRVPASAFRAARDALQSRPVLVQVARPGHAPGLRCGDCGARGRCAFCGGPLGQRSRGAAPSCRLCGRLAAAWRCPHCQGQRLVEVGRGSMRVAEELGRAFPGVPVMVADGEHERLTIDAKPRLVVATRGAEPLADGGYGAVLLLDGESLLSREGLRVGEEAVRQWATARALAADGATIVLTGVGGAASSAITGDTTVPFAKAELAERRSLRFPPAVRTASVVGHPDAVAEALEVLGEVEHLDVLGPVPAPAEVVKGSREGELERAIARFAYADGARVAGIARGRVLASAARPRRPGAPPRLRIRLDDPEPFDGL; from the coding sequence TTGCCCGCCGAGTCCGAGCACACGCGGTACGCCCGGGTCGTGGTCGACTCGCGGCTGCCGCAGCTGGATCGCCTCTTCGAGTACCGGGTGCCGCCGGGCATGACCGGCGTCGAGGCGGGCGTGCGGGTGCGCGTGCCGCTGCGCGGCGATCGCATGACCACCGGCTGGGTGGTCGAGACGACGTCGGAGCGCGCCTGGGAGGGTGAGGTCGCCGACGTCGAGAAGGTCATCTCGCCCGTGCCGGTGCTGCAGCCGGAGGTCTGGGCGCTCGCGCGGGCCGTCGCCGAGCGGGCGGCCGGTGGCGTGGCGGATGTGCTGCGCGTGGCGATCCCGGGCCGGCAGGCGCGCATCGAGAAGCAGTGGCTCGCGGCGGAGCGCGCGGCGCTGCCGGCGCTGCCGGCGCTCGCTGCGGCGTTCGCGGGCGCGGCGTCGCTGTCGGGACTGGTCGAGGATCGCCGCCGTGTCGCGCTCGAGTGCGCCGGCGGTGTGGCCGAGGTGACCGATGGCGAGGGCGAGGCGGTCTGGGTGGGTCGCTGGGCGATCACGCTCGCGGGGCTCGCCCGGCAGGCGATCGAGCGCGGCGAGCAGGCGCTCATCGTCGTGCCCGACCATCGCGACCAGCGGCAGCTGCGCATCGCGCTCACCGCTGCCGTCGGCGCGGAGCGCGTGGTCGAGCTCGACGCGCGGCAGAAGAACCCGGAGCGGTACCGCGGCTTCCTGCGCTGCCTCGACGGCGACCCGATCGCGATCATCGGGCCGCGCTCGGCGGTCTACGCGCCGGCGGCGCGGCTCGGCCTGCTGATGATCTGGGAGGACGGCGACCCGCTGCTGTCCGAGCCGCTGTCGCCCTGGGTGCATGCGCGCGACGCCGCCCTCGTGCGGCAGGGGCAGACCGGCTGCGCCCTGCTGCTCGCCGCCCACGCCCGGTCGACCGATGCCGAGCGGCTCGTCGAGCTCGGCTTCCTCGAGCACGAGCGCGCCGGCACGCATCGGGTGCGGGTGCTGCCCTCGGCGCTCACCGACGATGACCGCCGCGTGCCCGCATCCGCGTTCCGAGCGGCCCGGGACGCCTTGCAGTCGAGGCCCGTGCTCGTGCAGGTCGCGCGTCCCGGCCACGCGCCGGGGCTGCGCTGCGGCGACTGCGGCGCCCGTGGGCGCTGCGCGTTCTGCGGCGGACCGCTCGGCCAGCGCTCGCGCGGCGCTGCGCCCTCGTGCCGGCTGTGCGGTCGGCTCGCGGCGGCCTGGCGCTGCCCGCACTGCCAGGGTCAGCGACTCGTCGAGGTCGGCCGCGGATCGATGCGCGTCGCCGAGGAGCTCGGCCGCGCGTTCCCCGGCGTGCCCGTCATGGTCGCCGACGGCGAGCACGAGCGGCTGACGATCGATGCGAAGCCTCGGCTGGTCGTCGCGACGCGCGGTGCGGAGCCGCTCGCGGATGGCGGCTACGGCGCCGTGCTGCTGCTCGACGGCGAATCGCTGCTCTCGCGCGAGGGCCTGCGCGTGGGGGAGGAGGCGGTGCGCCAGTGGGCGACCGCGCGGGCGCTCGCCGCCGACGGCGCCACCATCGTGCTCACGGGCGTCGGCGGGGCGGCCTCATCCGCGATCACCGGCGACACCACGGTGCCCTTCGCCAAGGCCGAGCTGGCGGAGCGCCGCAGCCTGCGCTTCCCGCCCGCCGTGCGCACCGCATCCGTCGTCGGGCACCCGGATGCCGTCGCCGAGGCGCTCGAGGTGCTCGGCGAGGTCGAGCATCTCGACGTGCTGGGCCCGGTACCGGCGCCCGCGGAGGTCGTGAAGGGCAGCCGCGAGGGCGAGCTCGAGCGCGCCATCGCCCGCTTCGCCTACGCGGATGGCGCCCGGGTCGCCGGCATCGCGCGCGGCCGCGTGCTCGCCTCGGCCGCGCGCCCTCGCCGCCCCGGCGCGCCGCCGCGCCTCCGCATCCGCCTCGATGACCCCGAGCCCTTCGACGGCCTCTGA
- a CDS encoding transcription antitermination factor NusB encodes MSDRPQQRRRSHAGSRPQSETDAQNARLVARDVVLDVDRDDAYANLLLPQRIRDAGLDAADAGFATELAYGTLRWQGQHDALIADAAGRPIDEIDPETLATLRIGSHQLSRMRVPSHAAVHETVALLRHHRGRAGFANAVLRRLSEVPAEDRLARITEGLADDERLALETGHPAWVLRALRRTLEREGAGAELPALLAADNVPPAVQLVALPGLADPDALDLEPSASPIGRIAPAGDPARMQQIADGTWRVQDAGSQLAALALTRARPVAPGERWLDLCAGPGGKAALMAAEAAIAGADLEANEMLPHRSKLVREALRSVVAVSPEHAPRVVTGDGRRYGEGDTAHAFDRILLDAPCTGLGALRRRPEARWRKQPTDVPALAALQSELLEASAKALKPGGIIAYVTCSPHLAETRAVVDRAAALGLRPLDTRAVIADLAPGIALGETGDAVQLWPHRNGTDAMFIQLLTTAER; translated from the coding sequence ATGAGCGACCGCCCCCAGCAGCGCCGCCGCTCCCACGCCGGCAGCCGCCCGCAGTCCGAGACCGATGCGCAGAACGCCCGCCTCGTCGCCCGCGACGTCGTGCTCGACGTCGACCGCGACGACGCCTACGCCAACCTGCTGCTGCCGCAGCGCATCCGCGATGCCGGCCTCGACGCCGCCGACGCGGGCTTCGCGACCGAGCTCGCCTACGGCACGCTGCGGTGGCAGGGCCAGCACGATGCGCTCATCGCCGATGCCGCTGGCCGCCCGATCGACGAGATCGACCCCGAGACGCTCGCCACGCTGCGCATCGGCTCGCACCAGCTGAGCCGCATGCGCGTGCCCTCGCACGCAGCCGTCCACGAGACGGTCGCCCTGCTGCGCCACCACCGCGGCCGCGCGGGGTTCGCCAACGCGGTGCTGCGCCGCCTCTCGGAGGTGCCCGCCGAGGATCGGCTCGCCCGCATCACCGAGGGCCTCGCCGACGACGAGCGGCTGGCGCTCGAGACCGGCCACCCCGCCTGGGTGCTGCGCGCGCTGCGGCGCACGCTCGAGCGCGAGGGCGCCGGCGCCGAGCTGCCCGCGCTGCTCGCCGCCGACAACGTGCCGCCTGCCGTGCAGCTCGTGGCGCTGCCCGGCCTGGCGGACCCCGACGCGCTCGACCTGGAGCCGAGCGCGAGCCCCATCGGCCGCATCGCCCCCGCGGGCGATCCCGCGCGCATGCAGCAGATCGCCGACGGCACCTGGCGGGTGCAGGATGCCGGCAGCCAGCTGGCGGCCCTCGCCCTCACTCGCGCGCGCCCTGTCGCGCCCGGCGAGCGCTGGCTCGATCTGTGCGCCGGCCCCGGCGGCAAGGCCGCGCTCATGGCAGCGGAGGCCGCGATCGCGGGCGCGGACCTGGAGGCCAACGAGATGCTCCCGCACCGCTCGAAGCTCGTGCGAGAGGCCCTGCGCTCCGTCGTCGCCGTCTCGCCCGAGCACGCTCCGCGCGTCGTCACGGGCGATGGGCGCCGCTACGGCGAGGGCGACACGGCGCATGCCTTCGACCGGATCCTGCTGGACGCCCCCTGCACCGGCCTCGGCGCGCTGCGCCGCCGACCGGAGGCCCGCTGGCGCAAGCAGCCGACCGATGTGCCCGCGCTGGCCGCGCTGCAGTCCGAGCTGCTCGAGGCATCCGCCAAGGCGCTCAAGCCCGGCGGCATCATCGCCTACGTCACCTGCTCGCCGCACCTGGCCGAGACCCGCGCGGTCGTCGACCGCGCCGCCGCGCTGGGTCTGCGACCGCTCGACACCCGCGCGGTCATCGCCGACCTCGCGCCGGGCATCGCCCTCGGCGAGACGGGCGACGCCGTGCAGCTGTGGCCGCACCGCAACGGCACCGACGCCATGTTCATCCAACTGCTCACGACTGCTGAACGCTAG